One region of Manis pentadactyla isolate mManPen7 chromosome 9, mManPen7.hap1, whole genome shotgun sequence genomic DNA includes:
- the WEE1 gene encoding wee1-like protein kinase isoform X1 yields MSFLSRQQPPPPRRAGGSCALRQKLIFSPCSDCEEEEEEEEEEGSGHSTGEDSAFQEPDSPLPPARSPTESGPERRRSPGPAPGSPGELEEDMLLRGACPGADAAGGEAEGDSWEEEGFGSSSPVKSPAAAYFLGSSFSPVRCGGPGDASPRGCGARSAGEGPYAPLPDHPGTPPHKTFRKLRLFDTPHTPKSLLSKARGIDSSSVKLQSGSLFMDTEKSGKRELDMRQTPQVNINPFTPDSLLLHSSGQCRRRKRTYWNDSCGEDMEASDYELEDETRPAKRITITESNMKSRYTTEFHELEKIGSGEFGSVFKCVKRLDGCIYAIKRSKKPLAGSVDEQNALREVYAHAVLGQHSHVVRYFSAWAEDDHMLIQNEYCNGGSLADAISENYRIMSYFTEAELKDLLLQVGRGLRYIHSMSLVHMDIKPSNIFISRTSIPNAASEEGDEDDWASNKVMFKIGDLGHVTRISSPQVEEGDSRFLANEVLQENYSHLPKADIFALALTVVCAAGAEPLPRNGDQWHEIRQGRLPRIPQVLSQEFTELLKVMIHPDPERRPSAMALVKHSVLLSASRKSAEQLRIELNAEKFKNSLLQKELKKAQMAKAAAEERALFTDRMATRSTTQSNRTSRLIGKKMNRSVSLTIY; encoded by the exons ATGAGTTTTCTGAGCCGGCagcagccgccgccgccccgccgcgccgGGGGCTCCTGTGCTCTGCGGCAGAAGCTGATTTTCTCGCCCTGCAGCGactgtgaggaggaggaggaggaggaggaggaggagggcagcgGCCACAGCACCGGGGAGGACTCGGCCTTTCAGGAGCCCGACTCGCCGCTGCCGCCGGCGCGGAGCCCCACAGAGTCCGGGCCCGAGCGCCGCCGCTCGCCCGGCCCGGCCCCCGGCAGCCCCGGGGAGCTGGAGGAGGACATGCTACTGCGGGGTGCCTGTCCGGGCGCAGACGCGGCGGGCGGCGAGGCCGAGGGCGACTCTTGGGAGGAGGAGGGCTTCGGCTCCTCGTCGCCGGTGAAGTCTCCGGCGGCCGCCTACTTTCTGGGCAGCTCGTTCTCGCCGGTGCGCTGCGGCGGCCCGGGGGACGCGTCCCCGCGCGGCTGCGGGGCGCGCAGCGCTGGCGAGGGCCCCTACGCGCCGCTGCCCGACCACCCCGGCACCCCGCCTCACAAGACCTTCCGCAAGCTACGCCTCTTCGACACGCCGCACACACCTAAG AGTTTGCTCTCCAAAGCTCGAGGAATCGATTCCAGCTCTGTCAAACTCCAAAGTGGTTCTCTATTCATGGATACAGAAAAATCGGGAAAAAGAGAATTGGACATGCGACAAACTCCTCAAGTGAATATTAATCCTTTTACTCCAGATTCTTTGTTACTTCATTCCTCAGGACAGTGTCgtagaagaaaaagaacatattGGAATGa TTCCTGTGGTGAAGACATGGAAGCCAGTGATTATGAGTTAGAAGATGAAACAAGACCTGCTAAA AGAATTACAATTACTGAAAGCAATATGAAGTCACGGTATACAACAGAATTTCATGAGTTAGAGAAAATCGGCTCTGGAGAATTTGGTTCTGTGTTTAAGTGTGTGAAGAGGTTGGATGGATGCATTTATGCTATTAAGCGATCAAAAAAGCCATTGGCTGGCTCTGTTGATGA GCAGAATGCTCTGAGAGAAGTATATGCTCATGCAGTGCTTGGACAACATTCTCATGTAGTTCGATATTTCTCTGCATGGGCAGAAGATGATCATATGCTTATACAGAATGAATATTGTAATG GTGGAAGCTTAGCTGATGCCATAAGTGAAAACTATAGAATCATGAGTTACTTCACAGAAGCAGAGCTGAAGGATCTCCTTTTGCAAGTTGGCCGGGGCTTACGGTATATTCATTCAATGTCTTTGGTTCACATGGATATAAAGCCTA GTAATATTTTCATATCTCGGACCTCAATCCCAAATGCTGCCTCTGAAGAAGGAGATGAAGATGATTGGGCATCCAACAAAGTTATGTTTAAAATAG GTGATCTTGGGCATGTAACAAGGATCTCTAGTCCACAAGTTGAAGAGGGTGATAGCCGTTTTCTCGCAAATGAAGTTTTGCAGGAG AACTATAGCCATCTACCAAAAGCGGATATTTTTGCCCTGGCCCTCACAGTAGTTTGTGCTGCTGGTGCTGAACCTCTTCCCAGAAATGGAGACCAGTGGCATGAGATCAGACAGGGTAGATTACCTCGGATCCCACAAGTGCTTTCCCAGGAATTCACCGAGTTGCTGAAA GTTATGATTCATCCAGATCCAGAGAGAAGACCTTCAGCAATGGCGCTGGTAAAGCATTCCGTATTGCTTTCTGCTTCTAGAAAAAGTGCAGAACAATTACGAATAGAACTGAATGCTgaaaagttcaaaaattcactTTTGCAGAA AGAACTCAAGAAAGCCCAGATGGCAAAAGCTGCAGCAGAGGAAAGAGCCCTCTTCACTGACCGGATGGCCACTAGGTCCACCACCCAGAGTAATAGAACATCTCGACTTATTGGAAAGAAAATGAACCGCTCTGTCAGCCTTACCATATACTAA
- the WEE1 gene encoding wee1-like protein kinase isoform X2 gives MDTEKSGKRELDMRQTPQVNINPFTPDSLLLHSSGQCRRRKRTYWNDSCGEDMEASDYELEDETRPAKRITITESNMKSRYTTEFHELEKIGSGEFGSVFKCVKRLDGCIYAIKRSKKPLAGSVDEQNALREVYAHAVLGQHSHVVRYFSAWAEDDHMLIQNEYCNGGSLADAISENYRIMSYFTEAELKDLLLQVGRGLRYIHSMSLVHMDIKPSNIFISRTSIPNAASEEGDEDDWASNKVMFKIGDLGHVTRISSPQVEEGDSRFLANEVLQENYSHLPKADIFALALTVVCAAGAEPLPRNGDQWHEIRQGRLPRIPQVLSQEFTELLKVMIHPDPERRPSAMALVKHSVLLSASRKSAEQLRIELNAEKFKNSLLQKELKKAQMAKAAAEERALFTDRMATRSTTQSNRTSRLIGKKMNRSVSLTIY, from the exons ATGGATACAGAAAAATCGGGAAAAAGAGAATTGGACATGCGACAAACTCCTCAAGTGAATATTAATCCTTTTACTCCAGATTCTTTGTTACTTCATTCCTCAGGACAGTGTCgtagaagaaaaagaacatattGGAATGa TTCCTGTGGTGAAGACATGGAAGCCAGTGATTATGAGTTAGAAGATGAAACAAGACCTGCTAAA AGAATTACAATTACTGAAAGCAATATGAAGTCACGGTATACAACAGAATTTCATGAGTTAGAGAAAATCGGCTCTGGAGAATTTGGTTCTGTGTTTAAGTGTGTGAAGAGGTTGGATGGATGCATTTATGCTATTAAGCGATCAAAAAAGCCATTGGCTGGCTCTGTTGATGA GCAGAATGCTCTGAGAGAAGTATATGCTCATGCAGTGCTTGGACAACATTCTCATGTAGTTCGATATTTCTCTGCATGGGCAGAAGATGATCATATGCTTATACAGAATGAATATTGTAATG GTGGAAGCTTAGCTGATGCCATAAGTGAAAACTATAGAATCATGAGTTACTTCACAGAAGCAGAGCTGAAGGATCTCCTTTTGCAAGTTGGCCGGGGCTTACGGTATATTCATTCAATGTCTTTGGTTCACATGGATATAAAGCCTA GTAATATTTTCATATCTCGGACCTCAATCCCAAATGCTGCCTCTGAAGAAGGAGATGAAGATGATTGGGCATCCAACAAAGTTATGTTTAAAATAG GTGATCTTGGGCATGTAACAAGGATCTCTAGTCCACAAGTTGAAGAGGGTGATAGCCGTTTTCTCGCAAATGAAGTTTTGCAGGAG AACTATAGCCATCTACCAAAAGCGGATATTTTTGCCCTGGCCCTCACAGTAGTTTGTGCTGCTGGTGCTGAACCTCTTCCCAGAAATGGAGACCAGTGGCATGAGATCAGACAGGGTAGATTACCTCGGATCCCACAAGTGCTTTCCCAGGAATTCACCGAGTTGCTGAAA GTTATGATTCATCCAGATCCAGAGAGAAGACCTTCAGCAATGGCGCTGGTAAAGCATTCCGTATTGCTTTCTGCTTCTAGAAAAAGTGCAGAACAATTACGAATAGAACTGAATGCTgaaaagttcaaaaattcactTTTGCAGAA AGAACTCAAGAAAGCCCAGATGGCAAAAGCTGCAGCAGAGGAAAGAGCCCTCTTCACTGACCGGATGGCCACTAGGTCCACCACCCAGAGTAATAGAACATCTCGACTTATTGGAAAGAAAATGAACCGCTCTGTCAGCCTTACCATATACTAA